AAATTTGCTTCGCATTTTGTAACCAAACTATAGGAATAAAGGCCTGTAACGTAATCTAGTTTCTTCACAACTTCTTGGTAATTAAGACCATTTAAAATAATATAAACTCTGTCGTGATTAAAATCATATGTCACATTTAAACCCACTAGTTTATCTGTGATCAATTTGTTCACGGCACTAATAAAATATTTTTTATTTTTTCCTTTAATCGTTAAATCTCCATAACGCACTAAAATTCGATCATACATAACAAAACCTCGCTTTATTCTATTCATATTTTACCATAAAACTTGTGAATTTCACGAATTTATTATATAATTTTCCTGGTGATAATATGTTTATACATTCAGAAAACGAAGAATTAAGAACTAAAATCAATAATTCATTTCTTGAAACGCTTAAAGGGTATCTTGATTCAAAATTACCGGTTGTAACTAATCTTGCAAACATGTCTGCAATTATTTTTGCATCTTTTCAAGAGATTAATTGGGCTGGCTTTTATTTATTCAACGGACAAAATCTTTATCTTGGACCTTTTCAAGGTCTTCCAGCTTGCGTTGAAATCGCTATCGGAAGTGGGGTTTGTGGCACTTCAGCTTTAAAAAGAGAAACGATTGTTGTAAAGGACACTCATGCCTTTACAGGACATATCGCATGTGACAGTAATTCCTTGTCTGAAATTGTTATTCCAATTATTAAGAATAACGCCCTAATTGGGGTCTTAGATATCGATAGTCCTGTCATCAATCGCTTTGATGAAATTGACAAATTTACCTTTGAGAAAGCGGTAAATCTTTTGGTTGACATTTTAGTGTGATTGGGTTATAATACTACCTGCGCATGTAATAAAAAGCAGTTGTTTTAAAGATGTTTTACTCAGTGATTGTTCCAAAAACGGTTTGGAAGTATTGTTAACTGCTTAACAAGAACCCATCAAAACAATCAAAGTATCCGTCTTCTAAACTCCTCAGATGTTACACGTAAATCTATAGTAAGGAGGATTATATATGTCAAGATTTTTAGGATCAGGGTGGAAAGTATCACGTAGATTAGGTTATTCAATAACCGAAACCGGTAAAGAACTTAACAAACGTCCTTATGCTCCTGGACAACACGGGCAAAAACGGACAAAACTTTCAGAGTACGGGGTTCAGTTACAAGAAAAACAACGTGTACGTTACACGTATGGTGTTAACGAAAAACAATTTCGTAAAACATTCAATGAAGCTAAAAAAATGCCAGGAAAACAAGGTGCAAACTTTTTATTCTTATTAGAATCTAGATTAGATAATTTAGTTTATCGTTCTGGTTTTGCAAGAACAAGACAACAAGCAAGACAACTTGTCAATCATGGTCATATCTTATTAGATGGAAAAAAAGCATCCATTCCATCCATAAGAGTAAAACCTGGTCAAGTGATCAGTGTGAAAGAAACTTCTAAAACATTAGTGATTATTAAAGATGCATTAGAAGCTGTAATAAGCAGACTTGAATTTATTTCTTTTGATGACAATAAAAACGAATCAACTTATCTCCGTTTACCGGAAAGAAGCGAAATTCTAGCAGAAATCAAAGAAAATCTTATCGTTGAACTTTACAACAAATAATCGTAATAACACATTCAAATTGAATGTGTTTTTTTTTGAAAATAAAAAAGCGCTCACTATTGAGCGCATTTTGTTTTATCCAACAGTATTCATGCTTTCGATAATTCCATAAAAATCTTCTGGAGTTAAATACGTTGTTAAATTTGATAATCGATAAAATTGATCAAGTGGAACTCCAAGTTCAACGGTTTCATAAGTAGAGTACGTTAAATTCATAGGAGAGGACATAACCATGACTGCTCCGTTTGGTAAAACAATAGCCTTAATGGAACAAGCTCCACCACCACTTCTAGCGCCAATAACTTTGGCCAATCCCAATTCTTGAGCAAGAGCTGTAAAATAATTTGCTGCACTATAGGTAGCTGAAGAGGTTACAATATAAAAATCTGCGTCAATGGCATAATCTCCTTCTACTTCATAAGTATAAGAGCTTCTCGCCCCATCTGAAATGGTATAAAAAGAGAGATCGTCATTTGTCATGTAATTTAACATTTGGAAGACTCCAGCTAAAACTCCACCGCCATTACAAGCAAGGTCGATTACGATTTTACTCGGTGCGGCTGCAATGATTTGATTCATATAAGGTTCGATGTCTAATCTAAAATTTTCGGTAAAACTGTTAAATCTAAAATAGGCCAAATCTTCATAAAAATCAACTTCAAAATATTCGTCAGGCAAAATATCGCATTCACATCCGCCATAATAATCTTTATAGAATTTGTTATAGTATGCTGTATATTCTATTAAGGATCCTGGGTTGTAATAACTGGCTGTGTGTCCAGTAGAAATAATGGCAGTATGCCCATCGAGTAATGACAAAGAAAATTGCCATAATTGTTCTTCAAAAGAATCTGTTTTTGTGAAATTGATAATATCATCAAAATCAGAGATGTTTTTATAATCTTTTAACCCGTAAAAAGTATTAAACACAAAGATTAAGAATTTCTCTGATTCTTTTCTCATATCAGATGTTAAATCATTGTTATATCTTACAGGGTCGGTGAGTGAAGTTCTGATATCACCAATTTGATAGGTATCCACTCCATATAAATAATCGCCATTGTTAATGACATCAAACATCGATCCAGTAAGGAAAAGATTTGCGATGGATAACGGAATGGTATAGAAGGTTTCACCTTCAATTTCCAAAATACTAAATCGGAAATTATAGTCAGATAAATCTGCACTAAATGCTGGTAATTCTTCTTCTTCATAACTTGAAAGCGTTAATCCAAGAGAAAAATCCGTCTCGGTATTTCCTGTAAAATAGTCAAAACTATCAATGGATGGTGCAGTAACTACCGTATTGTCAAAATCAAAGGTAACGTATTCGCGCCAATAATCGTCCACTGGACATAAGTCCATACTTTCTACTTCTGTATCACAAGATTCTATGTACACACTCACTTGATTTGCTAGAACTTCAACTTGCACGTTTTCATCGATAATTCCAAGTAGTAGCCTCACGAATTCTTCGATATCTACGAAAGGAATTCCCTCTTTATAAGGATAATAATAAAAGGTTAGAGTATCAATCGGATCTTCTCTTACAAATTCTTCAGAATAATTGATGAATTCGATGTCTTTTGTCATATAAAACCACTCTTCAGTTGTCGTTTGTGTTGTTGTTGAAACTGTAGTCGTTGTAGTGTTTCCTATCGTTGTTGAAACAGTCGTTGTCGTTTCGCCATCTGTCGTTACTGAAGTAATTTGAGTTCTAGTTTGTTCTGTACAACCAATTAAACTAAATAAAAATATAAGTAGTACAAAGAAAGTTAATATTTTTTTCATAATTGCCTCCAAGAATGTTTTTTCTATTGTAACATATTTGACAATATTTTCAAGGTATCCTATAAAAAAAGAATCGGATTTTCCGATTCTTATTCTTTATTTTTTCACTGCGGCATTTGCCATATAGATGAATTTATCGGGATCCAAAGAGGCCCCTCCGATTAAAGCTCCATCAATATGTGGCATTGCTAGTAATTCATCAATATTTTCTGGCTTTACAGAACCACCATATTGAATTCGAATGGACTCACTTACTGAACTTCCATACATATCTTGAATAACGCTGCGAATGTATTTACACGATTCATTCGCCATTTCTGAAGTTGCTGTTTTACCAGTTCCAATTGCCCAAATCGGTTCATATGCCAAGATCACGTTATCCATATCTATTTGACTAACATTGGCAAATGCTTTTTCTAATTGAGCTTTTAAAACTTGATTTGTCAGATTGTTTTCTCTTTCTTCAAGATGTTCTCCGATACAAACAATTGGCATTAAGTCATTTCTTAAAGCTGCAATGACTTTTTTATTTACAATCTCATCGGTCTCTAAAAAGATATTTCTTCTTTCACTATGTCCAACAATGACGTATTCCACATTATAACTATTTAACAACGCACCTGAAACTTCTCCAGTATAAGCGCCTTCATCTTCATAGCATAAATTTTGAGCACCGATTCTAAGGTTGTCTCCTTGACGTTTCACAAGACAACGCATTAAAGGCGCTTGTGCAAAAACGATGGTTTCAACTTCTTCGATACTTGGCATCATTGTCGAAACTTTTAAAATAAAATACAGCGCTTCATCACGCGTTTTAAACATTTTCCAGTTTCCAGCAATAATTGGTTTTCTCATTTTCTTAACCAAAATTATCCTAAAATCTTTTCAATATCATTGATTGCGCTTTCGGCATTTTCACCTATAGCGATTAGTTTTACATTTTCCCCTTGAGGAACGGCTAAACTCATTAAACCTAAAATAGATTTAGCATCTATTGTCACATGAGCGTAAACTAATTTAATATCAACATCATATTTACTTGATGTTTGAACTACTTTTGAAGCCAGTTCAGCGTGTAATCCTGCTGTGCTTTTAATAGTAATTATTTTTTCCATTCTTATTTCTCCTTTTTTTATTTCAACGTTTTATTAATTATTGTAAGTAACGCTTCTTTTTTAGTATTTTGATTTAAAAGGCATTCAAAATATAGGTTGCCAATTAAACCCTTACCTATTCTATACTTTTTTTGGTAATCTTTCAAGGATTATTCACTGCAAAAGAAAAAGTTGTCTTAAAAAGTAAAGTTTAATTGCATTCACAATCCGATCCACAACCGCATGATTCTTGGTCATCTAATGCGACAACTCCTGGAAGCTCTTTGCCCTCAAGGTATTCTAAGGAAGCTCCCCCTCCTGTTGAAATATGAGTGAATTTATCTTGATAACCCATTTGAATAGCAGCTGCGGCAGAATCTCCTCCACCGATGATTGTTTTTGCATCTTTTAAGTTAGCTAAAATCTCACAAATTGCTCTAGTTCCTTTGGAAAAGTTTTCAAATTCGAAAACACCAAGGGGTCCATTCCATACCACTGTTTTAGCATTTTTTAATTCTTTTTTAAATAATTCAATGGTTTTTGACCCTACGTCTAAGCCCATTTCGTTATCTTGAATTTTTTTATAGGTTGTTGTATGGAAAGGTGCATCCTCTTTAAACTCTTCAGAAACAACCAAATCAATCGGTAAAATAATCTTGCCATTTGCTTTTTCTAGAAGAGATTTAGCTAAGTCAACCTTATCATTTTCTACAATAGACGTTCCAATGTTAAATCCTAAAGCTTTCATGAAGGTATATGCCATACCTCCACCAATTAAGATTTTATCCGCTTTATTTAATAAATTTTCAATGACTCCAATTTTATCTGAAACTTTTGCACCACCAAGAATAGCCACAAATGGTCTTGCAGGGTTATCAACAGCATCACCAATGTAACGCAATTCTTTTTCCATTAAAAATCCAGCTACTGCTTCTAAATGACTTGCAATTCCCACGTTGGATGCATGAGCGCGATGTGCCGTTCCAAATGCGTCATTTACAAATACATCTCCAAGACTTGCCCAGTATGCACCTAATTCTGGATTATTTTTCGACTCTTTATTTCCATCTATGTCTTCGAAGCGAGTGTTTTCAAACATCAAAACTTCACCATCATTTAATTGGTTAATAGCTTCTTCTAATTCTATACCTCTTGTAAAAGGAATAAATTTAACGGATTGATTTAAAAGTTCTGCCAACCGATTAGCTACTGGTGCTAACGATGCAGATGCTTTATCTGCTTCTGTTTTCACTCTACCCAAGTGACTAAATAATATTACTTTTCCTTTTTCATCTAAAAGGTATTTTATGGTAGGTAACGCTTGTACTATTCGATTATCATCAGTAATCATTCCATCTTGCATCGGAACGTTAAAATCTACTCTAACAAGCACTTTTTTTGAAGCTACTTGAATGTCTTCAATTGTTTTCTTTTTCATTTTATTCCTCCTTATAGGATAAACATATAACACTATTTATTATACTATCTATGGTCTAAAAATACTACTTAAAAATACCGCCTTTTTCAAAATGAAAGCATTTTCTTATTCGTTTTTTGCCTTTTCAAGATAATCTAAGATTCTTTTTGCTTTTTCATATTGTTTTATAAAACCATATTTTTTTTCTAATTTCATTTCGTGATTGTTTCGAAAAGATATGTATAATTTGCTGCCTTTTAGAATCGAAAAATGTTCTATACTATGATAATTAAGATAGAAACTTGTTTTAGAGCGATATCCAATCAAAGGAATTAGTAAAGTTGATTCGTTAATAAAAATCGGAATTTTCGCCTTAAAATGAAACACTTTCTTTGTCGCTTTCAATCTTCCTTCTAGTGTTGAAAGCGTTTCAAGCAACAACTCATTTAAGTAGCCAATTAATGTGCGATCATATAAGAAAACATCATGTTCTTTTGCCACTTTTACGAAATCTTCTTTTGTCTTTTCTATATAATGGATCATATTCTTACCCCTGTTTTAATATAGCACAAAAGTGAAAGAATTCTTGTTGATAAAATTCGAAAAAAAAACCACCTAGAAGGTGGTTCTAATAATTATTGAACTGTATCTTGTCTTACTGGGGATGCTTTAACGATTCTGTGTTCGTGATCAACATCAAAGAAATGACATTTGTTCATGTTAAAAGCAAGTTCAATGGTATCTCCTATGTGAATGTCTGAACGAGCGTTTACTTTGGCAATAATATTTGTTTTAGCAACTGCGATATGAATATTTGTTTCAGCCCCTAGTAACTCGGCAACGTCTACTAAGAATTTTGCTTTTGAATCTTTATAAGTTTCTAAAGCAACTAATTCATCATGCATATCTTCTGGACGTGTTCCTAATACTACTTGATGATTCAAATAATCTTTGTCTTTTAATAATTGGAATTTAGGTTCTGGAATTTTTAATTTTAAATTCTCGCAATAAAAATACCCATCATCTTGCACTTCACCTGTTAAAAAGTTCATGGCTGGAGTTCCAATAAATCCACCAACAAACATGTTGTTTGGATTGTCATAAATTTCTTTTGGAGCACCTATTTGTTGAATTCTTCCATCTTTCATAACAACAATTCTTGTAGCCATTGTCATGGCTTCAATTTGGTCATGCGTTACATAAATGGTTGTAGTTCCTAACCGTTCATGAAGTTTAATGAGTTCCGCTCTCATAGCTACACGTAATTTAGCATCTAAATTAGATAATGGCTCATCCATTAAGAACACTTTCGCGTCTCTTACAATCGCTCTACCTAATGCCACACGTTGTCTTTGTCCACCTGATAAAGCTTTTGGTTTACGATCAAGGTATCCTGTTAAGCCTAAAATATCAGCTGCGTTTTTAACGCGTTTTTCAATTTCATCTTTTGGCATTTTTCTTAGTTTTAATCCAAATGCCATATTATCGTATACAGTCATATGTGGATACAGTGCATAAGATTGGAAAACCATCGCAATGTTTCTATCTTTCGGAGCTACATCATTTACTAATACATCATCAATATAAAGCTCTCCTGCTGTAATTTCTTCAAGTCCTGCTACCATTCGAAGTGTAGTGGATTTTCCGCATCCAGAAGGACCAACAAATACGATAAATTCTTTATGTTTTACTTCTAGTGAAAAATCAAAAACTGCTTGTACGCCATTGTCGTAAACTTTGTCTAATCCTTTAAATGTTAAAGTTGCCATAATTTCCTCCTAATATCTAAATCTTCTTTTTAAGTATACTAAATTAATGGCGTAAAACCTATATGCAAACTGCACAAATTTAAATTCGAAATAACAAATAGATGGCAAGAGCTCCTTCAAACGTTCTAATATCAATTCTAGATTGTTTCACAAAGTGGTCCAGCCGGTAATTGAGTGTATTTCGATGCATAAATAATCTTTTTGATGCTTCGGAAGCATTTAAATTTGATTCGATAAAGCCAATGACAGATTCAATGGTTTCAATTCCACAAAGGGAATAGTAATAATTTTTTAATAATGATTTGGTTTCGTTTAGATGAGATAATACAATCTCGGGAATAATGGTTTGAATCTCATATACGCCTGGATTCATTTTCGGTAAAACTTGGAGAATGATATTTGCATCAAATCCTTGTGATTTCGGAACGATGAATGCTGTAAAATCTTGATAAAACTCTTGCATAGCCATTTCTCGCAAATGATTATAATCTCGATCTTCATAGGCGGATTCATCCGTAATCATAAAGAGGTTTTCACTAAGCTTCTTAACATATAAATCTTCAAACCCATTCAAAAAAGCGATTAACGTATCGTAATCGATATTTTTATAATAAAGATAAATGATTTGGCTCATGAAAAGACCCTCCTATTTATAAAACGTAATCGCCCCTATAACTTAAAAGCATGACTTGAGAAACCCCTTCAAGTTTACGAAGAGGCTCAATTTTCTTTTGAAAACCTTTTGTTCCTCTGACTTCAAATGTAAATTCAGCTTTTTCTTTTTGAATCGATTTATTTCTTATGGAATATTTCTTATAAATTTGTTCTACTTCTTTCAATAAAAAGTCTTCATTGTATGTTCCTTCAAAATTTACAATCAAAATATAAGGAGTAGTAAATATTTCTAAGGCTTGAACAAAAAGAATACATAGTCCGATAACTACACTACCAATGATTGCAAGTACGCTTGAGTTCGCTCCAACGGTAATACCAATCCCTATGGACCAAAACATAAAAATAGTGTCTAAGGGGTTCTTTATCGCGGTTCTAAATCTGACAATTGATAAAGCTCCAACCATTCCTAGAGATAATATGACATTACTTGATACCGCCATAATAACCATGCAAGTAACCAATGCAGAGATAGGTAACGTCATGGAAAAACTTTTGTTATAGACGGTTGTTTGATAACTAAGCTTATAAATAAACAAAACCCATAAACTAATAAATAAAGTAATGAGTAAATTTAAAACAATGTCTAATACAGATAAATCAAGAGATTCAAGTTCTCCTAAGATATCTATAATTGATAAAAATAATTGCATCTTCTTTTTCTCCTTTTTCCATTATATTTCAAGCAAAAGCCAACTCATATAAAACTTAGAGTATGATAATACTTGTAAATTTTTATAAAAAACAATTTTGTGAATGAAATCTGGCAATATTCCAGTATATTTAACTTCTAAAATCATTGTTCTTGGTTCTAAGATTTTTCGTTTGCTTGAAATACTACGATCGAATAAGTATCCACAGATATCTTTATCAAAAGTAATTCTTACGTCCCCTTCAGGATAAGTGTAGGCTTCTCTTTTATAATCTACGTATAATCTAGGTCGTAAATCATCGCATTTCATTCGAATCAAAATAGCTTGAATTAACGGTTCATCTATAAATTGATACAATACAGGATAATCTCTCAAAATAAGGGCTTGCGCCAATTCATCAGAGATCCACATGGATTGTTTGTTTGTCATATTTCCAACTTTTGTTTTGTACTCCAATCGTTTCTCGCTGGATGAATAGGTTCGAATTCGAAACTTCTGATGAAATTCAATTCCATCCGCTTTTTCAAAAATGCGAGAATCATAAAAATCATCGAAATAAAGGGAGTGAAGAAAGTATTCGTCTTCATCGATTTCTGCATGAATATCTAAATTCATAATTAACTGAAGTTGATTTTTAAGTTTTACATATTCATCAATGGTAATGATGAATTTCAACTCCGTTCTAGATAATTCCATCAAAACACATCCCTTTAAATAATAAAATGCCGACTAATTGTCAGCATTTATTATACCATAATAAATTAAAGATTTATCGGAAATACGAAAATAAATACTGAGCTTTTTGTGATGAAAAAGAAGTCTTTACACAACAATATTTTCTATTCACCAGTGATTCCAGTTTTTTCAATTCCTTGAACAAATGATTTTTGTCCAGCAAAATAAATAAGCAATAATGGAATGATTGAAATGACCGTCGCTGCCATTTTAAAGGATTCAACTAATTGAATAGCGTCTCCTTCTGATCTAGTGTCCGATACTCTTGTTCCAAATAAAGAATCGAATTTACCTAATTGATTTGTAAATAAATCAACGCCATCTCCAACCAAAAGTTCGGTGACGTAGCTTTCGTTCCAGTTCCATACGAAGGAAAACAAAAACACTACGATAATGGTTGATAGAGACAATTTAATAGTGATGTGCCAAAATAATTGAAAAGGGTTTGCTCCATCAATTTTTCCAGCTTCATATAAATCCACAGGTATCATTTTAAAGAAATTTACAAAGATTAAAATTAGAATAGCTGAATTGACTCCTTGTCCAAAGAAAGCCATTATCATTTGAGAATCATATGTATTTAATCCTTTGCCTGCACCTGTCCAACCAATTAATTGGTAAAACGAATTAAACATATTGTATTGAGTGATTAATAAAATAGGAACCGGAATGATAAAAGATAAAAGTAAAATTCCATACAATACTTTTTTACCTCTAAATTCATATCGTGCAAAAGCAAAACCGGTAATTGCTGAAATAAATGTTTGAAAAATAGCCATAATCATTGAAAATTTAATAGAGTTGAATAAGGATACTGACCCATTTAAAACAGCCCAAGCTATTTTGTAATTTGAAAAGGAGAAATCTTTGGGGAACCAGATGACTTCAGGATTTACCAAGTCATTTGAACTCATAAATGAAATAGAAAGCATTTTTATAATAGGATATAAAAAAACATAACTAATCGTAATTAAAAAGACATATACAACAATTTGAGAAATCAAACGATTTATTCTTGTTTTATGAGTTCGGTAATATTCTTTAAAGTTGATTTGATTCGTTGCTAGTTTTTTGAAGAACAACTTAGTTTTCAAGACGATTGTTTTCAATTGTCAACCACCGTCCTTTTCTTCAATTTTTGTTGTTTCTTCTTAACCGATTCTAAATTCCTTCTTTGGATAGAGGATAAGTGAATGGTTTTTGTTTTTTCAGGTTTACCTAAAAGCAAATAGGCTACTCCTACTAACATGAAAACAACGACAGCATAAATAAAAGCAAAGGTTGAGGCAAGTCCAATTCCACCTTCTGTTGCATAAATTTGCCCCTTTATAAGGTTATAGACTGGATTGAGTGAATAGGTTCCAATTTGAACAATCGTAAATACTGCGGTAATAAAAGCTGTTGATTTTACGATTGGAACTTTAATCTTCCATAATATTTGCCAAGAGGAAGCTCCATCGATTTTGGCTGCTTCGTAAAGATTTACATTTATTTTTTGTAGCGCATTGATAAATAAGATAATTGGAATTCCTGTAAACCATAATACCATTGTAAAGTTTTCAAATAGTCCAGATAAAGCTTCAGCTAACCCATGACTATAACTAAAAATCATTTTAAACACAATATTATTGACGTAATCAAACAATGATCCAGCTCCATTATATTTTAAAATTCCAGCAACAGGCCCACTCATAATGATGACAGGAAAGAAAAAGATAACTCGAAAGATTCCTTGTCCTTTTGCGCCAGTATTTAATAATAAAGCTAAGATAAATGCAACAATAATTATCGTTGGTACATAAGTAACTTCCATGACGATAAAATCAAGTAATTGTGGGAAGAAATACAGATTTCGAAACGCCGTTCCGAAGTTTCCTCCTGTAATATTTAAGTTATAAACGTACACCAAAGTGTTCGCTTGTGAAGAAATATCAAATAACGTGTTATAAATCGTTTTAAAGAAAGGATAAATAACAAACAAAGAAAAGCCGATAAACCATGGTAAAAGAAATAAATAAGCAATTTTATTTTGATTTTCAATGGAAGATGTAGAAGTAAGATTTTTGACTGTTTTATCTCTTGCCATCTTACTCACCTCCTAAAACGAGGAAGGATTGTGGAAGAACGTCTTCTCCATTTACCGTTTTGATTTGATCGGTATAATTAATCAAAATCTCGACGCCGTTATCATAGGTGTTGCGAATGAAACCAAGTTCTAATACTTCCCTGTTTACCCAAGAAGCATTTAGTACTTCCTTTAATGCATCATTTACATCACCGTAAATCGATTGAATTAACTCTTCGTAAAGACTATATTCAGTAGTATAAAATTCACTGGAATTTGTATCAGTTAAAATGTGAGAAGGTTCCATTGTTAAAACAAACGATGGGTAGACGTTGTAATCAATCATTCGAAGTACATCTTTATTTGTATAAAACGAAAAGTTACTATAAACGGCATAAAGTTCCATTGTTCCTTGAAGTAAAATTTGTAAGAACGGAACCGTATCTGTTTCAATTAAATATTGAGTAGAATATACATCCATTTGTAAATAACGATCAGTATAAGCAAACAAATATTGATTTGGTTTGGTTAAATTCACTTTAACATCTTGAGATAAAGTAGCAAAAGCTTGTTGAAAGAGAGTGACTGCTTCTACTCTTGAAGTCAAGTTTTCTGAATAATCTGAAATTAAATTATTCGAAATTCCATCAACGGTAATGCTTCTAACTCCCATATCAATAAAGGTTTTTGATTGATTGTTTAACCAATCAACACTCTTTAGAGGTCTCGCATAATAAAAAACAGAGATAGGATCTTCATAGGTTAAAATTCTTGCATACCATCCAGCTGGATGTTTTGTCGCATTTTTGTAAAGAGAAATCTGTTCTTCATTAATCTTATAATAATCTTGATAAAACGATATATCGACTCCTTGTTCTAAAAAGGAGTTAATTAAATTCTTATAAGCAGTTTTTGAGCCTATTTGAGCTGAAAATTCTGCTTTAGTAGGAGTTCCTAGTGTCAATCCATCTTTTTGCCATCCGATAAGTCCGGAAGAAATATTCGTAATTCCTTTTGAAATAACATCATCTAGAATTGTTTTAACATCACTTGCTGTAGTCGCAATTTGCGTATTATATCCTACGATTGAATTTTCAGAATCAGCCATTAAGAAATCAAGTCGAAGCCCAATTTGAGACTCTGTTGTTTCTTCTAAAGCAAGAATGTTTTCAGAGATTAAGAAGTCTTTATATTTTTGAGCCATTCCAACATAATTGGCTGGATAATTATCATCAGTTCCATCTCCTGAAAGAAAATTATAGTTCATCTCTATGTCGAACACATTAATGGCATCGCCAATACTTGGAACGGGGTTATCTCCATCTAAGGTATAAAGTTTATTATAACTAAAATTGTAATTAAATTTAGCAAAGGTATTATTGTAGTGATAAACGTTTTCCTCTGGAGTCGAAATGATATACATAAACTCATCTCCAGAACTTGCGTAAGCAACGTATGCTGCTTGGTTGTTTCCGTGGGCCATTCCATAAACTGGAATGGACGCTGTTTTGAAAGGAACATATATTCCTTCCCAAATTCGGTAATTTTGTATGGTTTGAGATGGATCTGCTCCATAAACGTATGCTTGATATCTAGATAATGAAACAGAATTATCTCTAAATCGGATTAACGCTCCACTTCCATCTGGCACAAATGAATATCCATCTACCATATCTCTTTGAGATTCAACATAATCATAATCGCCATTTTCATCTATGGTTTTTGGTGTAGTCGTGAAAA
The sequence above is drawn from the Bacillota bacterium genome and encodes:
- a CDS encoding DUF4956 domain-containing protein yields the protein MQLFLSIIDILGELESLDLSVLDIVLNLLITLFISLWVLFIYKLSYQTTVYNKSFSMTLPISALVTCMVIMAVSSNVILSLGMVGALSIVRFRTAIKNPLDTIFMFWSIGIGITVGANSSVLAIIGSVVIGLCILFVQALEIFTTPYILIVNFEGTYNEDFLLKEVEQIYKKYSIRNKSIQKEKAEFTFEVRGTKGFQKKIEPLRKLEGVSQVMLLSYRGDYVL
- the rpsD gene encoding 30S ribosomal protein S4, translating into MSRFLGSGWKVSRRLGYSITETGKELNKRPYAPGQHGQKRTKLSEYGVQLQEKQRVRYTYGVNEKQFRKTFNEAKKMPGKQGANFLFLLESRLDNLVYRSGFARTRQQARQLVNHGHILLDGKKASIPSIRVKPGQVISVKETSKTLVIIKDALEAVISRLEFISFDDNKNESTYLRLPERSEILAEIKENLIVELYNK
- a CDS encoding helix-turn-helix domain-containing protein, encoding MSQIIYLYYKNIDYDTLIAFLNGFEDLYVKKLSENLFMITDESAYEDRDYNHLREMAMQEFYQDFTAFIVPKSQGFDANIILQVLPKMNPGVYEIQTIIPEIVLSHLNETKSLLKNYYYSLCGIETIESVIGFIESNLNASEASKRLFMHRNTLNYRLDHFVKQSRIDIRTFEGALAIYLLFRI
- the ugpC gene encoding sn-glycerol-3-phosphate ABC transporter ATP-binding protein UgpC; its protein translation is MATLTFKGLDKVYDNGVQAVFDFSLEVKHKEFIVFVGPSGCGKSTTLRMVAGLEEITAGELYIDDVLVNDVAPKDRNIAMVFQSYALYPHMTVYDNMAFGLKLRKMPKDEIEKRVKNAADILGLTGYLDRKPKALSGGQRQRVALGRAIVRDAKVFLMDEPLSNLDAKLRVAMRAELIKLHERLGTTTIYVTHDQIEAMTMATRIVVMKDGRIQQIGAPKEIYDNPNNMFVGGFIGTPAMNFLTGEVQDDGYFYCENLKLKIPEPKFQLLKDKDYLNHQVVLGTRPEDMHDELVALETYKDSKAKFLVDVAELLGAETNIHIAVAKTNIIAKVNARSDIHIGDTIELAFNMNKCHFFDVDHEHRIVKASPVRQDTVQ
- a CDS encoding HPr family phosphocarrier protein; this translates as MEKIITIKSTAGLHAELASKVVQTSSKYDVDIKLVYAHVTIDAKSILGLMSLAVPQGENVKLIAIGENAESAINDIEKILG
- a CDS encoding phosphoglycerate kinase; translation: MKKKTIEDIQVASKKVLVRVDFNVPMQDGMITDDNRIVQALPTIKYLLDEKGKVILFSHLGRVKTEADKASASLAPVANRLAELLNQSVKFIPFTRGIELEEAINQLNDGEVLMFENTRFEDIDGNKESKNNPELGAYWASLGDVFVNDAFGTAHRAHASNVGIASHLEAVAGFLMEKELRYIGDAVDNPARPFVAILGGAKVSDKIGVIENLLNKADKILIGGGMAYTFMKALGFNIGTSIVENDKVDLAKSLLEKANGKIILPIDLVVSEEFKEDAPFHTTTYKKIQDNEMGLDVGSKTIELFKKELKNAKTVVWNGPLGVFEFENFSKGTRAICEILANLKDAKTIIGGGDSAAAAIQMGYQDKFTHISTGGGASLEYLEGKELPGVVALDDQESCGCGSDCECN
- the tpiA gene encoding triose-phosphate isomerase; amino-acid sequence: MRKPIIAGNWKMFKTRDEALYFILKVSTMMPSIEEVETIVFAQAPLMRCLVKRQGDNLRIGAQNLCYEDEGAYTGEVSGALLNSYNVEYVIVGHSERRNIFLETDEIVNKKVIAALRNDLMPIVCIGEHLEERENNLTNQVLKAQLEKAFANVSQIDMDNVILAYEPIWAIGTGKTATSEMANESCKYIRSVIQDMYGSSVSESIRIQYGGSVKPENIDELLAMPHIDGALIGGASLDPDKFIYMANAAVKK
- a CDS encoding competence protein ComK, coding for MIHYIEKTKEDFVKVAKEHDVFLYDRTLIGYLNELLLETLSTLEGRLKATKKVFHFKAKIPIFINESTLLIPLIGYRSKTSFYLNYHSIEHFSILKGSKLYISFRNNHEMKLEKKYGFIKQYEKAKRILDYLEKAKNE
- a CDS encoding GAF domain-containing protein, which translates into the protein MFIHSENEELRTKINNSFLETLKGYLDSKLPVVTNLANMSAIIFASFQEINWAGFYLFNGQNLYLGPFQGLPACVEIAIGSGVCGTSALKRETIVVKDTHAFTGHIACDSNSLSEIVIPIIKNNALIGVLDIDSPVINRFDEIDKFTFEKAVNLLVDILV